From a region of the Pirellulales bacterium genome:
- a CDS encoding sugar kinase: protein MSLDCLSVGVLVADHLCAPISHCPKPGELVLADCLSLNIGGCASNAAIDLARVGVRVGVVGCVGDDPFGRFVIETLRQAGVDTQSIRSLADVGTSGTLIVNVQGEDRRFIHTIGANGRIAVSDIPLDRVRQARVLYVGGYLLMPALEARPLAELFRQARAAGVTTLLDVVVPGAGEYWPLLEPLLPETDVFLPNNDEGEILTGLTDPHGQAERFRSAGARTVVITCGGRGTVLAGEALRLEAGSYPVEYVGATGAGDAFDAGYIAGLLEGGGPRRCLEWGSALGASCVRSIGATESVFDREQAEAFMRQHRLAIKEW, encoded by the coding sequence GTGTCTCTCGATTGTCTGTCCGTCGGCGTGTTGGTGGCCGACCACTTGTGCGCGCCGATCTCACATTGTCCGAAGCCGGGAGAGCTGGTGCTGGCGGATTGCCTGTCGTTGAACATCGGCGGCTGTGCCTCGAACGCGGCCATCGACCTGGCGCGGGTCGGCGTGCGGGTCGGCGTGGTGGGCTGCGTGGGCGACGATCCCTTTGGGCGGTTCGTGATCGAGACGCTGCGGCAGGCCGGCGTCGATACGCAGTCGATCCGCTCGCTGGCCGACGTGGGCACGTCGGGGACCTTGATCGTCAATGTTCAAGGCGAAGACCGCCGCTTCATCCACACCATCGGGGCCAATGGCCGGATCGCCGTGAGCGATATTCCGCTCGACCGCGTGCGCCAGGCGCGGGTGCTGTACGTGGGGGGCTACCTGCTGATGCCCGCCCTGGAAGCCCGGCCGCTGGCCGAATTGTTTCGCCAGGCGCGGGCCGCCGGCGTCACCACGCTGCTCGACGTGGTCGTGCCGGGAGCCGGTGAATACTGGCCGCTGCTCGAACCGCTGTTGCCCGAAACGGACGTCTTTTTGCCCAACAACGACGAGGGCGAGATCCTGACCGGGCTGACCGATCCGCATGGGCAAGCCGAGCGATTTCGCTCGGCCGGCGCGCGGACGGTGGTCATCACATGCGGCGGACGCGGCACGGTGCTGGCCGGCGAGGCGTTGCGGCTTGAGGCCGGCAGCTACCCGGTGGAATACGTGGGGGCCACGGGGGCGGGCGACGCCTTTGATGCCGGTTACATCGCCGGCCTGCTCGAAGGGGGCGGCCCGCGGCGGTGCTTGGAGTGGGGAAGCGCGCTGGGTGCAAGCTGTGTGCGTTCGATCGGCGCCACCGAGAGCGTTTTCGATCGCGAACAGGCCGAGGCGTTCATGCGTCAACACCGGCTGGCAATAAAAGAATGGTGA
- a CDS encoding host attachment protein — translation MDTWILVADSSRARIFASPKKGKPWELIEELGHPESRMKNREINMKEQGRTRQIFGAGHRPRMEPDTEPKEVEAEHFAHELVDKLSDGLNQNAYAALALVAPPHFLGHLRKLLSDQASKCLVATVDKDYTGSDVRELMERLDDVVRGETMRAGAT, via the coding sequence ATGGACACTTGGATCTTGGTTGCCGATTCGAGCCGAGCGCGAATCTTTGCGTCGCCGAAAAAAGGGAAACCGTGGGAGTTGATCGAAGAGCTGGGCCATCCGGAAAGCCGGATGAAAAACCGCGAGATCAACATGAAGGAGCAGGGACGAACGCGGCAGATTTTCGGTGCCGGGCATCGGCCGCGGATGGAGCCCGACACGGAGCCGAAGGAGGTCGAAGCGGAGCATTTCGCCCACGAATTGGTCGACAAGCTCAGCGACGGTCTTAACCAGAATGCCTACGCAGCGCTGGCCTTGGTGGCGCCGCCGCATTTCCTGGGTCACCTGCGTAAGCTCCTGAGCGACCAGGCGAGCAAATGCCTGGTGGCGACGGTCGACAAAGACTACACCGGTTCCGACGTGCGCGAACTGATGGAACGGCTCGACGACGTGGTCCGCGGCGAAACGATGAGGGCTGGAGCTACATAG
- a CDS encoding DUF4242 domain-containing protein has protein sequence MPKYIIERDIPGVGNLTPAELRGISQTSCGVLNKLGPAIQWVESYVTPDKVYCVYIAPREELVREHARQGGFPVDKISEVKATIDPATAETTTM, from the coding sequence ATGCCCAAGTACATCATTGAACGCGACATACCGGGGGTCGGCAATCTAACGCCCGCTGAGCTGCGCGGCATTTCGCAGACCTCTTGCGGCGTGCTGAACAAGCTTGGCCCGGCGATTCAGTGGGTCGAGAGCTACGTCACGCCCGACAAGGTCTACTGCGTCTACATCGCACCCCGCGAAGAACTGGTTCGCGAACACGCCCGGCAGGGCGGCTTTCCGGTCGACAAGATCTCGGAAGTGAAGGCGACGATCGATCCGGCCACGGCCGAAACGACGACTATGTAG
- a CDS encoding helix-turn-helix transcriptional regulator: protein MPKKKPARQNAFAGRWHMIDQRQLGEALRSIRKLRGMTQAELANAVGVASNTMAILERGERAFSLKLLNALGKALDVPTACLAIMGSPSTGTRNPAASQALAKLQSLISATIHSERF from the coding sequence ATGCCCAAGAAAAAACCCGCCCGACAGAACGCGTTTGCCGGCCGCTGGCACATGATCGATCAACGACAACTCGGCGAGGCGCTAAGGTCGATACGCAAGCTGCGGGGCATGACGCAAGCGGAGCTGGCCAATGCGGTCGGCGTGGCTTCAAACACGATGGCAATTCTGGAGCGAGGCGAGCGGGCCTTTTCGCTCAAGTTGCTGAACGCCCTGGGCAAAGCACTCGACGTGCCAACGGCTTGCCTGGCGATCATGGGCTCGCCGAGCACCGGAACAAGGAATCCTGCGGCGTCGCAGGCGCTGGCGAAACTGCAGTCGTTGATTTCCGCCACCATCCACTCAGAACGGTTTTAA